In a single window of the Agrobacterium vitis genome:
- the pdxA gene encoding 4-hydroxythreonine-4-phosphate dehydrogenase PdxA, whose translation MSDTSQHLPLALTQGDPAGIGPDIALVAWTKRKALDLPPFLFLGDPAVLKSRARLLGLDIPFKETGAEDAAEVFETVFPVLPIPVGIDVVAGEPHVATARSTIAAIEMAVDLCLKGQAGAVVTNPVAKSVLYEGGFGFPGHTEFLAALAEKATGQPVMPVMMLAGAQLRAIPVTIHMPLSAVAPALSAELIIRTCRITHADLRDKFGIAEPRLAVAGLNPHAGEGGAMGREDDEIIAPALKILRAEGIDAFGPLPADTMFHEEARSRYDVAVCMYHDQALIPVKTLDFDGSVNVTLGLPFVRTSPDHGTAFGLAGQGIARENSLVAALRLAVDISRKAALTHALAV comes from the coding sequence ATGTCGGATACCAGCCAGCATCTTCCCCTCGCCTTGACCCAAGGCGATCCAGCGGGGATCGGCCCGGATATCGCCTTGGTGGCATGGACGAAGCGCAAGGCGCTCGACCTGCCACCATTCCTGTTTCTGGGCGATCCTGCCGTGCTGAAAAGCCGTGCGAGACTGCTGGGGCTGGACATTCCTTTCAAGGAAACCGGAGCAGAGGACGCGGCAGAGGTTTTCGAAACCGTATTTCCGGTTCTGCCGATCCCTGTTGGTATCGATGTCGTGGCTGGCGAACCGCATGTTGCAACCGCACGCTCAACCATCGCCGCCATCGAAATGGCTGTCGATCTTTGCCTGAAAGGCCAGGCTGGCGCGGTCGTGACCAATCCCGTCGCCAAATCCGTGCTCTATGAAGGCGGATTTGGGTTTCCCGGTCATACCGAGTTTCTGGCCGCTCTTGCCGAAAAGGCCACGGGCCAACCGGTCATGCCTGTCATGATGCTGGCCGGCGCGCAATTGCGGGCAATTCCCGTCACCATCCACATGCCCCTGAGCGCGGTGGCGCCAGCACTGAGCGCAGAGCTGATCATTCGCACCTGCCGGATCACCCACGCAGACCTGCGTGACAAGTTCGGAATTGCCGAGCCTCGGCTCGCCGTTGCGGGGCTTAATCCGCATGCTGGCGAAGGCGGCGCCATGGGCCGCGAAGACGACGAGATCATTGCACCAGCCCTCAAGATCCTGCGCGCAGAGGGGATCGATGCTTTCGGGCCGTTGCCTGCCGACACCATGTTTCATGAGGAGGCGCGCAGCCGCTACGACGTCGCCGTCTGCATGTATCACGATCAGGCACTGATCCCGGTCAAGACCCTGGATTTCGACGGTTCGGTCAATGTCACGCTCGGCCTGCCCTTCGTGCGCACGTCGCCCGATCACGGCACCGCGTTCGGCCTCGCCGGTCAGGGCATTGCCCGCGAAAACAGCCTGGTCGCGGCGCTGCGTCTGGCCGTCGATATCAGCCGCAAGGCTGCCCTCACCCACGCATTGGCCGTCTGA
- the rsmA gene encoding 16S rRNA (adenine(1518)-N(6)/adenine(1519)-N(6))-dimethyltransferase RsmA: MAALDGLPPLRDVIQRHGLDAKKALGQNFLLDLNITQKVARTAGDLTNATVFEVGPGPGGLTRALLALGAKKVIAIERDSRCLPALAEISDHYPGRLEVIEGDALKTDFEAMAPDGPVKIVANLPYNVGTQLLINWLMPRQWPPFWDSLTLMFQKEVGQRIVAEADDDHYGRLGVLCGWRAEAHMAFDLSPQAFTPPPKVTSTVVHLTPRPAPIPCEIAKLEKLTQAAFGQRRKMLRASLKPLGGEALLNRAEIDPSRRAETLSVEEFCRIANLL, encoded by the coding sequence ATGGCCGCTCTGGACGGATTGCCGCCGCTGCGCGACGTTATCCAGCGCCACGGGCTGGATGCGAAGAAAGCGCTCGGCCAGAATTTTCTTCTGGACCTCAACATCACCCAGAAAGTCGCCCGCACCGCCGGTGACTTGACGAATGCGACGGTATTCGAGGTCGGTCCAGGTCCTGGGGGCCTGACGCGGGCCTTGCTGGCGCTGGGCGCCAAGAAGGTCATCGCCATAGAGCGCGACAGCCGCTGCCTGCCGGCGCTGGCCGAGATTTCCGACCATTATCCCGGCCGCCTCGAGGTGATCGAGGGCGATGCCCTGAAGACCGATTTCGAGGCCATGGCGCCGGATGGTCCGGTGAAAATCGTTGCCAACCTGCCCTATAATGTCGGCACGCAATTGCTGATCAACTGGCTGATGCCGCGCCAATGGCCACCCTTCTGGGATTCGTTGACGCTGATGTTCCAAAAGGAAGTCGGCCAGCGGATTGTGGCAGAGGCTGATGACGACCATTATGGCCGCCTCGGCGTGCTCTGCGGCTGGCGGGCTGAGGCCCATATGGCGTTCGACCTATCGCCGCAGGCCTTTACACCACCGCCGAAAGTGACATCCACAGTGGTGCATCTGACGCCGCGCCCTGCCCCCATTCCCTGCGAGATCGCCAAGCTGGAAAAACTGACCCAGGCCGCCTTTGGTCAGCGGCGCAAGATGCTGCGTGCCAGCCTGAAACCACTGGGCGGTGAAGCGCTTCTGAACCGCGCCGAGATCGATCCGTCACGCCGGGCTGAAACACTCTCGGTCGAGGAATTCTGCCGGATTGCCAATCTGCTGTAG
- a CDS encoding class I SAM-dependent methyltransferase, with protein sequence MVENGLDSSSGAAIYSPLTLKLYDLVVLGFSNRFAWTCPTRAVLLPFFKAHLSDNHLDVGVGTGYYLAEAGIGRHQKVSLLDLNPNSLKAAEARLGRSLGRPCSTYVGDVMRPQPLPSDCRFSSISLFYLYHCLPGSMAEKSASITNLSPYLEPGGVIYGATILGDSAGHNHYGRRLMAVYNAKGVFGNRHDTQEGLEETLGVYFQDVDVRRHGRVALFTLRVPKA encoded by the coding sequence ATGGTGGAGAATGGTCTCGATAGCAGTTCGGGTGCGGCGATCTATTCGCCGCTGACCCTGAAGCTTTATGATCTCGTCGTGCTCGGTTTTTCCAATCGCTTCGCTTGGACATGCCCGACCCGCGCGGTGCTGCTCCCGTTCTTCAAGGCGCATCTCAGCGACAATCACCTCGATGTCGGCGTTGGCACGGGCTATTACCTTGCGGAAGCGGGGATTGGCCGGCATCAGAAGGTCAGCCTGCTCGACCTCAATCCGAACAGCCTGAAGGCGGCCGAGGCGCGCCTGGGCCGGTCTTTGGGCCGACCGTGCAGCACCTATGTCGGCGACGTGATGCGACCGCAGCCGCTGCCATCAGACTGCCGTTTTTCCTCGATTTCGCTGTTTTATCTCTATCACTGCCTGCCGGGCAGCATGGCGGAAAAGTCAGCTTCCATTACCAATCTGTCGCCCTATCTGGAACCCGGCGGGGTGATCTACGGAGCGACAATCCTCGGGGATAGCGCCGGTCATAACCACTATGGCCGACGACTGATGGCGGTCTACAACGCCAAGGGTGTTTTCGGCAATCGTCACGACACGCAGGAGGGCCTTGAGGAGACGCTCGGTGTGTATTTTCAGGATGTGGACGTCCGCCGTCATGGCCGGGTCGCCCTGTTTACCCTGCGCGTCCCGAAGGCGTGA
- the gmk gene encoding guanylate kinase — MSIAASKNATIPRRGLMLVISSPSGAGKSTISRTLMDIDKQIGMSVSVTTRQRRPSEIEGVHYHFISQREFERLKASDALLESAEVHGNFYGTPREPVEVAMSEGRDMLFDIDWQGAQQLQEKMAADVVSVFILPPTMTELQSRLHRRAEDSEEVIQTRLANSRSEIEHWREYDYVIVNDDLNSAFDAVQSIVKAERLRRDRRPGLFDFVNNLITEEPKL; from the coding sequence ATGTCCATCGCAGCGTCCAAAAACGCCACTATTCCCAGGCGCGGCCTGATGCTGGTGATTTCCTCACCCTCGGGGGCGGGTAAATCGACCATTTCGCGCACGCTGATGGATATCGACAAGCAGATCGGCATGTCGGTCAGCGTCACCACGCGCCAGCGCCGTCCGAGTGAAATCGAGGGCGTGCATTACCACTTCATTTCGCAACGTGAATTCGAACGGCTCAAGGCTTCGGATGCTCTGCTGGAATCGGCGGAAGTGCATGGCAATTTCTACGGCACACCGCGCGAGCCGGTCGAGGTGGCAATGTCGGAGGGGCGCGACATGCTGTTCGACATCGACTGGCAGGGCGCCCAGCAATTGCAGGAGAAAATGGCCGCCGATGTCGTCTCGGTCTTCATCCTGCCGCCGACCATGACCGAGCTGCAATCGCGCCTGCACCGCCGCGCGGAGGATTCCGAAGAGGTGATCCAGACCCGGCTCGCCAACTCCCGCTCCGAGATCGAGCATTGGCGTGAATATGATTATGTCATCGTCAATGACGATCTGAATTCGGCCTTCGATGCTGTGCAGTCAATCGTCAAGGCCGAGCGCCTGCGTCGCGACCGCCGCCCGGGCCTGTTCGATTTCGTCAATAACCTGATTACGGAAGAGCCAAAGCTTTAA
- a CDS encoding YicC/YloC family endoribonuclease gives MTLQSMTGFARNEGQIGRYRFAWELRSVNGKGLDVRLRLPPGLEDMETEVKAAVALHLSRGNVQVGLSLTASDNRMEAVVNRDALDAVLALRTQLGPGIVSAEPLSLDTLLSIRGLVDLREAQDDGTQLAARRQMLLGELETAVAALAEMRSHEGLALQAVLLAHIGEIERLALVIEADPSRSPDEIARRLATQISALLASAPVLDKDRLYAEAALMATKADLREEIDRLKAHVAAARTLLRAGGPVGRKLDFLAQEFNRESNTICSKSNSAAVTAAGIELKVVIDQFREQVQNLE, from the coding sequence ATGACATTGCAATCGATGACCGGGTTCGCCCGCAATGAAGGTCAGATCGGCCGCTATCGTTTTGCCTGGGAGCTGCGTTCGGTCAATGGCAAGGGGCTGGATGTGCGGCTTCGCCTGCCGCCGGGCCTGGAAGACATGGAAACCGAGGTCAAGGCTGCCGTTGCCTTGCACCTGTCTCGCGGGAATGTGCAGGTTGGCCTGAGCCTGACGGCCAGCGACAACCGTATGGAAGCGGTGGTCAACCGCGATGCCCTCGATGCTGTTCTGGCGCTGCGCACTCAATTGGGTCCGGGCATCGTTTCTGCCGAACCATTGTCGCTCGATACGCTTCTGTCCATCCGTGGCCTTGTCGATCTGCGCGAGGCGCAGGACGACGGCACACAGTTGGCCGCACGGCGGCAAATGCTGCTGGGCGAACTGGAAACCGCGGTCGCCGCGCTCGCGGAGATGCGGTCGCACGAGGGACTTGCCTTGCAAGCGGTGCTGCTTGCGCATATCGGTGAAATCGAGCGACTGGCCTTGGTCATCGAGGCTGATCCATCCCGCAGCCCGGACGAGATCGCTCGACGTCTTGCCACGCAGATCAGCGCATTGCTGGCCTCCGCACCTGTTCTGGACAAGGACAGGCTCTATGCCGAGGCGGCGTTGATGGCCACCAAGGCTGATCTGCGCGAGGAGATCGACCGGCTGAAAGCGCATGTGGCTGCGGCCCGTACCCTGCTGCGCGCTGGCGGACCGGTCGGGCGCAAGCTCGATTTTCTGGCGCAGGAATTTAATCGCGAATCGAATACCATCTGCTCTAAGTCCAATTCCGCCGCGGTTACAGCGGCCGGGATCGAATTGAAGGTCGTCATCGACCAGTTCCGCGAGCAGGTCCAAAATCTGGAGTGA
- the mltG gene encoding endolytic transglycosylase MltG — protein sequence MPVSDRVDQEANRSSNGGEQQPQNQNQAKGPFIPKSPSEALRPERVPQPPRRSRRARSQVVVFLNFVMTLLVFACVAAVAAFYYVVSAFQDPGPLPTNANFLVRNGAGVSEIATSLERNGMISDARIFRYMTSTYLHDGDTLKAGEYEIKAGASMKDILELLRSGKSILYSVTLPEGLTVKQMFDRLAKDETLEGDLPKALPPEGSLRPDTYKFTRGTKRQEVVDQMLDGQKRLVDQIWANRSPDLSLKTKEQFVVLASIVEKETGKDDERAHVASVFLNRLQKGMRLQSDPTIVYGLFGGDGKPADRPIYQSDLQKQTPYNTYVIKGLPPGPIANPGRAALEAVANPWRTSDLYFVADGTGGHVFASTLDEHNANVRRWRKLEADRGADPGQAVDGQPEADPDQAPKPVKKK from the coding sequence GTGCCGGTGAGCGATCGCGTCGACCAGGAAGCCAACCGTTCCAGCAACGGTGGCGAACAGCAGCCCCAAAATCAAAACCAGGCAAAAGGGCCTTTCATCCCTAAATCGCCCTCGGAAGCCCTGAGGCCGGAGCGGGTGCCGCAACCGCCGCGTCGCTCCCGGCGCGCGCGAAGCCAGGTGGTGGTGTTCCTGAATTTCGTGATGACCTTGCTGGTCTTTGCCTGCGTTGCCGCCGTGGCTGCCTTCTATTACGTCGTCTCGGCGTTTCAGGACCCCGGTCCGCTCCCGACCAACGCCAATTTCCTGGTTCGCAACGGTGCGGGCGTGTCCGAAATCGCCACCAGCCTTGAGCGCAATGGCATGATTTCCGATGCGCGGATTTTCCGTTACATGACATCGACCTATCTGCATGACGGCGATACGTTGAAGGCTGGCGAATACGAGATCAAGGCTGGCGCCTCGATGAAGGATATTCTCGAACTGCTGCGGTCGGGTAAATCCATTCTCTATTCGGTGACGCTGCCGGAGGGGCTGACGGTCAAACAGATGTTCGATCGGCTGGCCAAGGATGAGACGCTGGAGGGCGATCTGCCAAAGGCTCTGCCGCCAGAGGGAAGCCTGCGCCCGGATACCTATAAATTCACCCGGGGCACCAAGCGGCAGGAAGTTGTCGATCAGATGCTCGATGGACAGAAACGTCTTGTCGATCAGATCTGGGCCAATCGCTCTCCCGACCTGTCCTTGAAGACCAAGGAGCAATTCGTGGTTCTGGCTTCCATTGTCGAGAAGGAAACCGGCAAGGATGACGAGCGCGCCCATGTGGCTTCGGTGTTCCTCAACCGGCTGCAGAAGGGCATGCGGCTGCAATCGGACCCGACTATCGTTTACGGGTTGTTCGGCGGCGACGGTAAGCCTGCCGACCGGCCGATCTACCAGTCGGACCTGCAGAAGCAGACGCCCTATAATACCTATGTGATCAAGGGCCTGCCGCCGGGACCGATTGCCAATCCGGGCCGCGCGGCGCTGGAGGCGGTTGCCAATCCCTGGCGCACCTCCGATCTGTATTTCGTCGCGGATGGCACCGGCGGTCACGTCTTTGCATCGACCCTCGATGAGCATAATGCCAATGTCAGGCGTTGGCGCAAGCTGGAGGCGGACCGGGGTGCAGATCCTGGCCAGGCCGTCGATGGCCAGCCCGAGGCGGACCCTGACCAGGCTCCGAAGCCGGTGAAGAAAAAATAA
- the fabF gene encoding beta-ketoacyl-ACP synthase II, protein MRRVVITGTGMVSPLGCGTDVTWTRLLAGQNAARKVTEFEVEDLPAKIACRLPFGDGTDGTFNADDWMEPKEQRKVDPFIVYAMAAAEMALADADWKPQTDEDQIATGVLIGSGIGGIEGIVEAGYTLRDKGPRRISPFFIPGRLINLAAGHVSIRHKLRGPNHSVVTACSTGAHAIGDASRFIAFGDADVMVAGGAESPISRISLAGFAACKALSTQHNDDPQKASRPYDRDRDGFVMGEGAGIVVLEELEHAKARGAKIYAEVVGYGLSGDAFHITAPAEDGDGAFRCMTMALKRAGMTAADIDYINAHGTSTMADTIELGAVERLVGASASKISMSSTKSAIGHLLGAAGAVEAIFSALAIRDGIVPPTLNLDTPDVDSAIDLVPHKARKRDVRVALSNSFGFGGTNASLVLRRFEG, encoded by the coding sequence ATGAGACGTGTCGTTATCACCGGTACCGGCATGGTATCTCCTCTTGGCTGCGGTACGGACGTCACCTGGACACGGCTTCTTGCCGGCCAGAACGCTGCCCGCAAGGTAACCGAATTCGAGGTCGAGGATCTTCCGGCCAAGATCGCGTGCCGCCTTCCCTTTGGCGACGGTACAGACGGCACCTTCAATGCCGATGACTGGATGGAGCCGAAGGAACAGCGCAAGGTCGATCCGTTTATCGTCTATGCGATGGCCGCTGCTGAAATGGCATTGGCCGATGCCGACTGGAAACCCCAGACCGATGAGGATCAGATCGCCACCGGCGTGCTGATCGGCTCGGGCATCGGCGGTATCGAAGGCATTGTCGAAGCTGGCTATACGCTGCGCGACAAGGGTCCGCGCCGCATTTCTCCCTTCTTCATTCCTGGCCGTCTGATCAATCTGGCCGCCGGTCATGTTTCGATCCGCCACAAGCTGCGCGGTCCAAACCACTCCGTGGTCACAGCCTGTTCGACGGGTGCCCATGCCATCGGCGATGCCAGCCGCTTCATCGCTTTCGGCGATGCCGACGTGATGGTGGCCGGTGGGGCCGAATCGCCGATCAGCCGGATTTCGCTGGCCGGTTTTGCCGCCTGCAAGGCGCTGTCCACCCAGCATAACGACGATCCGCAAAAGGCCTCGCGCCCCTATGACAGAGACCGCGACGGTTTCGTGATGGGTGAGGGCGCTGGGATCGTGGTGCTTGAGGAATTGGAACATGCCAAGGCGCGCGGCGCCAAGATCTATGCCGAAGTGGTCGGCTACGGCCTGTCCGGCGATGCATTCCACATCACCGCGCCTGCGGAAGATGGCGACGGCGCATTCCGCTGCATGACCATGGCGCTGAAGCGCGCTGGGATGACGGCTGCCGATATCGACTATATCAACGCCCATGGCACATCGACCATGGCCGATACGATCGAGCTTGGCGCTGTCGAGCGTCTGGTCGGCGCTTCCGCTTCGAAGATTTCGATGTCATCGACCAAATCGGCGATCGGTCATCTTCTGGGGGCCGCCGGTGCGGTCGAAGCCATTTTCTCGGCGCTTGCCATTCGGGATGGTATCGTTCCGCCGACGCTGAACCTCGATACGCCGGATGTGGACAGCGCCATCGATCTGGTACCGCATAAGGCCCGCAAACGCGACGTGCGGGTGGCCCTGTCGAATTCCTTCGGGTTCGGCGGCACCAATGCATCGCTGGTGCTGCGGCGCTTCGAAGGCTAG
- the fabG gene encoding 3-oxoacyl-[acyl-carrier-protein] reductase, producing MFDLTGRKALVTGATGGIGEEIARMLHAQGAIVGLHGTRVEKLEALAADLGERVKIFPANLADRDEVKALGEKAEAELEGVDILVNNAGITKDGLFVRMSDADWDSVLEVNLTSTFRLTRELTHPMMRRRYGRIINITSIVGVTGNPGQANYCASKAGMIGFSKSLAQEIAARNVTVNCIAPGFIESAMTGKLNDKQKDTIMGAIPMKRMGTGAEIASAVLYLASSEASYVTGQTLHVNGGMAMI from the coding sequence ATGTTCGATTTGACCGGCCGCAAGGCCCTGGTAACCGGCGCAACCGGCGGCATTGGCGAGGAAATCGCCCGCATGCTGCATGCGCAAGGCGCAATCGTCGGTTTGCATGGCACCCGCGTCGAAAAGCTGGAGGCGCTGGCCGCCGACCTCGGCGAGCGTGTGAAGATTTTCCCCGCCAATCTCGCTGACCGCGATGAAGTGAAGGCGCTTGGCGAAAAGGCCGAAGCCGAACTGGAAGGCGTCGACATTCTCGTCAACAATGCCGGCATCACCAAGGACGGTCTGTTCGTGCGCATGTCGGATGCCGATTGGGACAGCGTGCTGGAGGTCAACCTGACCTCGACATTCCGCCTGACGCGGGAACTGACCCATCCGATGATGCGCCGCCGCTATGGCCGGATCATCAACATCACCTCGATTGTCGGTGTGACCGGCAATCCCGGCCAGGCCAATTACTGTGCCTCCAAGGCTGGCATGATCGGCTTTTCCAAGTCGCTGGCCCAGGAGATCGCCGCGCGCAACGTCACAGTCAACTGTATTGCGCCTGGCTTTATCGAAAGCGCCATGACCGGCAAGCTGAACGATAAGCAGAAAGACACCATCATGGGGGCAATCCCCATGAAACGCATGGGAACGGGAGCCGAAATCGCGTCTGCCGTTCTCTACCTGGCCTCTTCGGAAGCGAGCTATGTCACCGGCCAGACACTGCATGTGAATGGCGGCATGGCAATGATCTGA
- the fabD gene encoding ACP S-malonyltransferase produces the protein MGVAFTFPGQGSQVVGMGKDLAEAFPEARTVFDEVDDALGQKLSDVMWNGSAEDLTLTTNAQPALMAVSIAVLRVMEARGFSLARKVSYVAGHSLGEYSALCAAGTFSLADTARLLRIRGNAMQAAVPVGAGAMAAILGLEHGDVEKVCKAASSDGPVQIANDNGGGQMVISGAKAAVEKASVLATEKGAKRAIMLPVSAPFHSALMGPAADAMAQALATVEMKAPVVPLIANVVAVPVSDPNEIRRLLVEQVTGQVRWRETVEWFSHNAVSVLYEIGAGKVLSGLVRRIDKNITGTAVGSPADIEAALTALMS, from the coding sequence ATGGGTGTCGCATTTACATTTCCGGGCCAGGGCAGCCAGGTCGTCGGAATGGGCAAGGATCTGGCTGAGGCTTTTCCGGAAGCCCGCACGGTTTTTGACGAAGTGGACGATGCACTCGGCCAGAAACTGTCGGACGTGATGTGGAACGGGTCCGCCGAGGATCTGACCTTGACGACCAATGCCCAGCCGGCGCTGATGGCGGTGTCCATCGCGGTGCTGCGGGTCATGGAAGCGCGTGGTTTTTCGCTGGCGCGCAAAGTGTCCTATGTGGCGGGTCACTCGCTCGGTGAATATTCGGCGCTTTGTGCCGCCGGTACGTTCAGCCTTGCCGATACCGCTCGCCTGCTGCGCATTCGTGGCAATGCCATGCAGGCCGCAGTTCCGGTTGGTGCCGGGGCCATGGCGGCAATCCTGGGCCTTGAGCACGGCGATGTCGAAAAGGTCTGCAAGGCGGCCAGCAGCGACGGCCCGGTGCAGATCGCCAATGACAATGGCGGCGGCCAGATGGTGATTTCCGGCGCGAAGGCTGCCGTGGAAAAGGCATCAGTGCTTGCGACGGAAAAAGGCGCCAAGCGCGCCATCATGCTGCCGGTCTCGGCACCATTCCATTCGGCACTGATGGGCCCGGCAGCCGATGCCATGGCCCAGGCTTTGGCGACGGTCGAGATGAAGGCGCCTGTCGTGCCGTTGATCGCCAATGTCGTCGCCGTTCCCGTAAGCGACCCGAACGAGATCCGCCGCCTGTTGGTGGAGCAGGTGACGGGTCAGGTGCGCTGGCGTGAAACGGTGGAGTGGTTCAGCCACAATGCCGTCTCGGTTCTCTATGAGATCGGCGCTGGCAAGGTGCTGAGCGGTCTGGTGCGGCGCATCGACAAGAATATCACCGGCACGGCGGTCGGTTCGCCGGCCGATATCGAAGCGGCCCTGACCGCGTTGATGTCTTAA
- a CDS encoding aldo/keto reductase, with protein MKYNRLGRTDMSVSSICLGTMTWGSQNTKEDAFAQMDYALDKGVNFFDTAELYPTTPLSAETYTDTEKLIGLWFEKTGKRKDVVLATKVAGAGRPYIRGGAPINADTIREAVDASLMRLKTDYIDLYQIHWPNRGHYHFRGVWGYDPSNQDRVQVLAEITEKLEALQDCVTAGKIRAIGLSNETTWGTQKFLDIAEQKGLPRVASVQNEYNLLYRPHDLDMAELSHHEQVGLLSYSPLAGGILSGKYLGGAKPAGSRGSINGDIGGRLTPHQEPATRAYLELAKQHGLDPSQMALAFCLTRPFMASVIIGATSMEQLKTNIGAADITLSDEVMKGIAAIYRQYPMPI; from the coding sequence ATGAAATATAACAGGCTTGGCCGCACGGATATGTCCGTCTCCTCAATCTGCCTCGGCACCATGACCTGGGGAAGCCAGAATACCAAGGAAGACGCCTTCGCACAAATGGACTATGCCCTTGATAAGGGCGTGAATTTCTTTGACACCGCTGAGCTTTATCCCACCACGCCACTCTCTGCCGAAACCTATACGGACACCGAGAAACTGATCGGCCTATGGTTTGAAAAAACCGGAAAACGCAAGGATGTGGTGCTCGCAACCAAGGTTGCAGGGGCCGGACGGCCCTATATCCGGGGTGGTGCGCCGATCAATGCCGACACGATCCGCGAGGCGGTCGATGCCAGCTTGATGCGGCTGAAAACCGATTATATCGACCTCTATCAAATTCATTGGCCCAATCGTGGTCATTATCATTTCCGTGGTGTCTGGGGCTATGATCCGTCCAACCAGGACCGCGTCCAGGTGCTGGCCGAAATTACCGAAAAGCTCGAGGCTTTGCAGGACTGCGTCACCGCCGGAAAGATCCGCGCCATTGGCCTGTCGAACGAAACCACCTGGGGCACCCAGAAATTTCTGGATATCGCCGAGCAAAAAGGCCTGCCGCGCGTCGCCAGCGTGCAGAACGAATATAACCTGCTTTACCGTCCGCACGATCTCGACATGGCGGAACTGTCCCACCACGAACAGGTCGGGCTGCTGTCCTATTCGCCACTGGCTGGCGGCATCCTGAGCGGCAAATATCTCGGTGGCGCCAAGCCCGCCGGATCACGCGGCTCAATCAACGGCGATATCGGTGGCCGTCTGACACCCCATCAGGAGCCCGCTACCCGCGCCTATCTGGAACTGGCGAAGCAGCATGGCCTCGACCCGTCGCAAATGGCGCTGGCCTTCTGCCTGACCCGTCCCTTCATGGCCTCGGTTATTATTGGCGCGACCAGCATGGAGCAGCTGAAAACCAATATTGGCGCTGCCGACATCACCCTGTCTGACGAAGTAATGAAGGGCATTGCCGCGATTTACCGGCAATATCCCATGCCGATCTGA
- a CDS encoding RTX toxin has protein sequence MSSINSFYRDPNAVAYASQLFSGNSAAKPATTTNTGHSQSDRGTVSDSAGQRALARIIEILSLGDSGSADQADVSESLGYITSVTGTESNDSLTFTGRGVYQVETGNGDDSLVAKSAAIAGIALGEGKDSVKASAALLSEIDGGAGDDDIQLTGSLIMTVSGGDGNDTIKASGDTLANIDGGAGDDTMYLEGSRIFASGGTGNDTVTINQTPGSNSVAEYAFAAGDGQDSVTTDGPLSLRLGGFQQSDITVTAGTNSLILTFAGSSDKMTVTFDGAAAKGPTPSFAFANHDGHLILQIKSA, from the coding sequence ATGAGCAGCATCAACAGTTTCTATCGCGACCCAAATGCCGTGGCCTATGCAAGCCAGCTGTTTTCCGGCAACAGCGCGGCCAAGCCTGCCACAACGACAAACACTGGCCATAGCCAATCTGATCGTGGCACAGTCTCCGACAGTGCCGGGCAAAGGGCACTGGCCCGCATCATCGAAATTCTCAGCCTTGGCGATAGCGGCAGCGCCGACCAGGCCGATGTCAGCGAAAGCCTTGGCTATATTACCAGCGTCACCGGCACGGAAAGCAATGACAGCCTGACCTTTACCGGCCGCGGCGTCTATCAGGTCGAGACCGGCAATGGCGACGACAGCCTGGTGGCCAAAAGTGCCGCCATTGCGGGAATTGCACTTGGCGAGGGCAAGGACAGCGTGAAGGCTAGCGCCGCCCTGCTCTCGGAGATCGACGGCGGAGCCGGTGATGACGACATCCAGTTAACCGGATCGCTGATCATGACTGTAAGCGGCGGCGACGGTAACGACACGATCAAAGCCTCCGGTGACACGCTTGCCAATATAGATGGCGGAGCTGGCGACGATACAATGTATCTCGAAGGCAGCCGCATTTTCGCCTCTGGCGGAACCGGCAATGATACGGTGACCATCAACCAAACACCCGGCAGCAATAGCGTGGCCGAATATGCCTTTGCCGCTGGCGACGGTCAGGACAGCGTGACCACGGATGGGCCACTCTCTCTTCGATTGGGCGGATTTCAACAAAGCGATATCACCGTCACCGCTGGCACCAATAGCCTGATCCTGACCTTTGCAGGGTCGTCCGACAAGATGACCGTGACCTTTGACGGCGCGGCGGCCAAAGGCCCCACCCCAAGCTTTGCATTTGCCAATCATGATGGCCACCTGATCCTCCAGATCAAATCAGCCTGA